Within Raphanus sativus cultivar WK10039 unplaced genomic scaffold, ASM80110v3 Scaffold0754, whole genome shotgun sequence, the genomic segment ataaatctttttattttaaaacataattttaaacaatacaatttgatagtaatatatatatttccttaaatgattacataaataattaagtaacataaacaaatatatgtttaattgactaaaataatttataattagtattatcgaaatattttaattatttcatatatttattttataatatctttaaactacagcaaaaaatatctataaattatattttacttacataatataatttctcAAATACACTCACAGTTTTTTACTGTTTATTTATAAGAgatattagaaaatgaaaagTAGATTATAACagtaaacatcttttgatcaaataattacaaaatattttaaattaaaataacaagatatattttaacaatgtagatatattatattttatcattattaaaattgtaagttttcttaatattaattttcttttaaattttatgtttttatgtttgtggaacttaacataaccataataaaaatatgaaagaaaatCTGAATTCcgaattttaagattatttaaaataaatttcagcttaccattcaataaatctaaggcataaaattatttaaaatttataaaatattttaattactgtagatattgatatgtgttcatgagcttccaaaaatatatcagttatttatgtatgtaacttcctattgatcattgataaatatatgaaaatacatgcacattaaacgataaataaaaataatctgatATGACTTAACTAtcgtaaaaaataattatatttcagttttagtttgAAACAATATATGCAACTTAAATATACTCACAACATGAGTAactcgactaatccaacttatatctaatagCATAGATTAAACTACAATAagagtatataattttattgtaataattaattttacaaatataaattataggatgattcaaaatatagtaacaaataaaaataaatattaaccaactgttataatttatttcttttgtaaaatttatatatgtaggCATGAACTTCATAATATCatcgttatattaatttatttaatttgtaatccaacactttagtttattttttatttcattctaagcataatatatcttaatttataaataatcatcctaaaatatatttacatatataagatAACTAACCAActtaaatgaaaataagaaaattaaaaaaaaattaatatatttagaataaaaaaatattaattgaattCAAAGAAATAATTGCAAAccaatatttctaaataataattaaatcgactgtaaaaacaaaaaaaaactgacaacCTATAACATATCTAAATTGTATATCTAattaaagttatataatattattaatataaattatgcatacaattataaattaatataaaattaaaaacaaatagcaattaattattataatatatttattttataaatatttataccagTGCATAGCACATATTTGTGTTCCTTAACCGGAACATGAACACATCTTCACATTGATCCGTAAGCAGTCATGCAGTGATGCAATGCAGCATGTAAGATTTGTGCAAAACTAGAACGACACGCAACGTCAAGATTCGTTATTGAAAATGTATATCGAAATATTATCAAGCGTTGAATCTAGAGTAACACTGGCTCAAAGCTACACTTAATAAACGCCTTACCGCTCACTAGATCACATCATATCTTATTGGGTTTGATAGCTCTATATCTGCTTTATCACACGAAACTGGTGCTTACGaaagaataaaaaactaaaaccaacCACGTCTTTTGCTTTTTTGGTATCGTTTTTAAATGATTGGAAGGGTTGGGACAGATATGGATCCACAACTTCCGTGTAAATCATctagaaagaaataaaattttaagttttatttttttttgtaaaattaaccTGAGACGATTTACATGAAAGTCATCTaggtataaaaaaatattgattttttaatttcttactAGACAATTTTTGTGTAAACCGTCCACGAAAAGTCAAATTTTTAACATAAGCCGGTCAAATGCAAAGCTTACTTATTTACCCTAAATGACTTACATATGGAAGTTGTTTCTGATTTTCTCgacatttttttaacaaaagtatACCAATATTTACAAATGACGACTTTCAGAGAAATCTTCAGTAGAAACAATTTCTCTGGAAGTAGtcctttgtaaaatttaattgcaaaaataacataaattgaAGACTTCTCCGGAAATCTACCAGAAGACTGTCTTCTGCCTCGATGTTTAATAAACttgtattttttctaaaattataaagattttCCAACATTTTTCTTGTTATTTCATGTATATTAGTCAATATTGGGAATGAATTTTGTGATCGGGATCATTTTCATTTGATAGTCATTATTTACGCTTGCAGAAGGCATCACAAGAGTGATTGTATGTGTGTGGTATGTATTTTGAAGCGACGTAAAAGAGAACGTCACAGTTCTCAAGGAAATTCTGGAGCAGTAGAGGTTAGTAATGTGTTTTGTTTATCCAAAAGGTAACACACAAACCGGGTGCTTGGCTTCAATTGGCTGTAACTaaatatctttctttctttcttgaagGAATCTTCACCTGTGAGAAGTCCGTCTATGGATAATTCATCTATAAATATGCATGAGGAGCAGGACATGGATGTTGATGTTGACAACAAAACTGGACAAGCAGGAAAAACATAAATCGTGGAACTAGATTGTCCTGTGGCAAAAAGACAAAGAGTTGGTGAAAATGTGGAGGAAGTGGAAACCCTTGAGGTGGAGAGTGAAACTAAAACCAAACCTACTGTCGAGGATAAGACTCAATCGATTGATAGATCGACAGAAGAGACTGGTGACGAGCCCCTGACCAGTGCTGCAGAGAAATTGGTTGTTTTAGCTTCTGTTGAAGGTCCAAAATCAACTCAGGATGATGAGGAAGACAAGGCAAAACGACTCCGAGAGCAGAAGGTACTCTCCGAGCTTTGATTATGATGTTTTGACTAAGCAGCAAGCACTACTCAGattaattgtgttatttcaggAGTTAGTGCGTAAACAATGGAGAGCTAAGATGCATGAGAAGTTTCAACTCAGAAACCCTCAGCTGTTAAATCTCTGCAAGACTATCTTTCCTAACAGCAAAAACCATAGTTCTGTCTGGAACGGACCTCACTCACTGTTTAAACGTCCAGAAGGCTCAAATCGTACTAGTTCCTTCCACAAAGCAGTTGAGGCCTTGAGAAATAGTAATTAAGGATTCACATGTAACATAACGTTTGCGTGTTTAGATAAGTTTGATTGATACTTCAAATGTTAAACACCATAAGATTGTTATCACTGAAAGCAGAAACATCAATCTGTTCATGGATTTTTGGACACTGGATTCGCTTTTACATAATGATTTACTGCCATGAATCGATAAGAATGAAATAAAACTTCACTTTAGTTTCTATAGATAACATAATTACTGTTTATGTGCCACCAACTTGAGTTTGAAATCAATTATTTACGTAGCACATGTATATACATTAACTTGTATTTAATATTGCAGTAGGTGACTCTTCCATTATCTTGCACAGGTATAGttatttatctaaatatattataataattaactaaattttgattcgaacttttaaaaatatagattcagttttttttcatttattgatcCTAAACTGATTTACAAACTATCATTATTCCTGTTTTGAATCataataattcattttttatgtttttatcatttgattttttatcttcaaattaaatatggtattttcaaaatatatttaaagatgATATGTGTGAtgaaatagtatatatattctatattgAATAAAATGTGCTCCATTATTGAAATCTAGTAATATATGAATTGTCGTTTTTAAACTGAAATGAGTTTTCTTGTCATATATTTGTATCATAGTTCTAACCAACAATCTACACTACTTTGTCTCCCCATTCGAAATAGAATGTACTAATATCTGTAAAAGCgtggatatttatttttctgaacCATTTTGATAATACTTGcatgaatttatatttttattagaaaacaaataatatataagttgttcaataataatatttgagttTTAAGAAATGTTTCATATCTGACCCAGATCCGTATTTGAACTGGTATGTAATTAAAAATACGATAAAAACCCGTTAGAAACCCCAAAAACTAGCTATAAAACCCACAATCTGATACCATTGatattgtaaaaacaaaaaaaatctgataatatctaattatttgattaaattaCTCATATACTTTTACTATTATATAAACTTTTGATTCCTTagatttgatgaaattttaattatttcatccaaataaaaaatgatagtataaaaattattgatatgacaatattagtttattttcgTTATTAATAACCTATTatatgtttgtatttttaaaattttattttaaatttattatgatttaGAAATATTCTTAAACACTCAGAATTATAGTACCATTATTATGTACAAAATGACATAccaaataatatgttttttaaaaacaatttgtgTATGTATTCATTTTCGATCgtaaataatataatacacGGAAAATGATACTCAAATATGTATATGATATATGGTGTAGAATATAGGGTTTTGGttgtattgaaaatatgcatAATATTCAATGATCAAAGGTTTGtttgtattgaaaatatgcatAATATTCAAATGATCTATTTTGAATATTGATACATAgagttaagaaaataatattttgatgtcattatatttgttagtttaTATAGGGTTCACAATATATGTAATCAACTTTtaaactataatttatattaaatttaagattagCATACTTATAAATATATCTAGTCTCAATACTTTTTTGGTCCatttatgtgtgtatatatatatatatccaaaacaaaatacttaaatgGTATTAATGAATTTAGTAAACCCTTGTAATTAATGGAATTTTGGAAAATTGTGACTTTCATTAAAGGTATAAATCAGAAATGATCATATtctaatagtatagattaatgttttactttcaatttaaataaatttatgacatgtataatttaatttaagagaaattgttttaaatatCCTAAGTTACTatcacttttcaaaaatatactCAATCAAAAATACCATAAATAAACTGTTcgtatttttaaaatgtaatagtTCAAACACGAATTAAAATACACTGTTCTATTTAAGAATAAGAACACTTAAATTTATGTACTTCAGGCCTTCGATTTATTAGGATGGGCCATAAATAATATAGTTTCAGTTGATGTAACATTTACGTTACGAATATATACTGGAAGTTTTTTAGGTTAACATGTTCTTTCTACGAAGTGCGTCATGAAAAATATTCCCTacgtttcaaaaagatatatattttagagataaaaatttgtttcaaaaaagtacatttttaaaagttttcaataaACTTTTATCaactaattttgaaaaattgtaaagttcaaattgtatttataaaaagtgtattgaaaacttttaaaaaatgtattgaaaacttattggtttaaaaaaaaaaaatttgatcaaaaaaaaaatttgatcaaaaaaaaaaaaataaagcaaatataaaattacaaaaattatgtatttataactaagttttaatatgttttattaaaaattgtaaaattttagaacatatattattttgaaacggagggaacAATGTACTGTGGATGTTAAGCTACGAGTTACGGACAACAATCATCTTGACGGAACAACATGCAGTTGTACAAACTTCTATGTATTACTATTATCAAAATAGACAAACACAACTACACAAGTGTTATTTGTTTCTCGCTTGTTAGAACACAACAACTACATATTGCAAAAACAATGATAAGAGCAATGGTAGGTTTTGTTATTTGTTGTGAGTTTAACGTGGTCTATTATGTTTGAGAAGCGTTTCAAAGTTTGTATAAATGCTATACGGACCATTTCACAAGTGTTTGGACCCACAGATTCACAACTCGATCATACAAAAGCATGAAACAAGTCAACGAACACGACCACTTTTTACCTAGTCACACATTCATAAATGGTCTATCGACTATATCTTTGAGATGATTGGTTTAGGAACAGTGTTTTTTCATGAGCTGTGGTTTGTAATGTGAATATATTTCTGCTTAGTGAGAGAAAGAATAATTGGAATTGTTATTACAATGGATATCAGCATCTCCATCAATGAACTCTTCTTGGggttcatatttttgattttttattattaaattttttctttatctttttgattttcttttaaaaaaaaaaaaattggaccattcgcgggccgccacgtgtcgtggggccCGTGCTACAGTGAAAAGGCGGGTTCACTGCAGTGAATTTTCAAGAGACAGGTTcagatttttataatattttaatatttttttttcaaaaaacgtGTGAACCTCTCCATTGAACCctcaatggagatgctctaagataTCTTGATTATCTGAGTGACTCTTTATCGAATAACATGTGTCAAAAGGAAGATAATACTGTATCAAATAAGCATTCTACATCCATGCGAAACTACATGTCATATAACTCTATATTCTGTCTTATGGCCACATTTCTTTGTTTGCAAAATGCTGGTTGCAAATTATTCATTCGCGGCGTTAAGGAAACAACAATCATTATATGATTTGACAGCAAAAACAAAAGTCTTTTTCCAAATAATAAACTTCCAAAGACAATATGGTAGACGATACAATATTGCCAGACAATGATATATAATAGCATAACTGATTTAAAGGCAAAAACCTTTAATCATTACAATGTGAAATTTCAGAAATACAAACGCAAACATTTCAGTCCAAACACTTATTATCGATGCTATGATCAGAAAGATCGGCGGCAGGtgcggcggtggtggtggttgtgacAGGCATCTGACTGGTGATTGGTAATTGGTGGTAGCAGTAGCTGTTGTCGTCCATTGAAGCAACGCTGGCTTGAACATCACTCATCTGCTGAGGTTGTCCCATCAACAACGATTGGTGTTGATTTGGATACTGATTTGAACTCTGTCCCTGATCAAGACTCAAACATGTATACATGTCCTGGCTCGAACCGTTGAACCTAGGCTGGGTCTGATCATAAAAGTTACCAAGAGATTGGTATTGAAATGGTTCTTGAAGATTCATATTCTGATGATGAACATGATCATTAGAACCACCATGAGCCTGCTCATTCACACTCATATCCATACCATCATATTGACGCATATGATGATAAACTTCAGTAGGGTTACTTACCAAACCCTCGGTTCCGACAGCAAAAGGGTCCACATCACCAACAACAGGACCAGATGCATCTGTGACAACGACATTAAGAGCACCAATCGCCTCAAGGAACTTGGTCCTGTGAGTTAGCTTATTGACATTATCATCAATTAAAAGATTCAGTGCTTCAATAAAACCTGGATCAGAATAGTGATGCGGCGACATCGCTTTCCCCTTGAGAAGATCGAACATAACCTCTTGAACCTCAATCTCTCGATTCTCTTCATCTATCCTCATCAGTTTCTCTCTTCCTTTCTGGATCCTCTCCCACAGATACCTCTCTTGGTCATACATCTTCTTGTACCGTTGCTCCGGCAGAACATTCAGAAACTTCAAGCACACTTCTCTAGCGCCTTCCTTTGACGGGGAAAACTCCGGCTCCGTATTGTCGCAGCTGTTGATAACCGCACAAGCTTTGACACCACAGAGAGTAGCCAGCTCGTTGACTTTCTTGATAATacctttcttcctcttcttgaaACTTTGGTTCCTTGCAATGTTATCAGTTATGGGTTCTAGTTTTAACTTTCCCCTTGGCATTGTTGTATGTAAGTGAATGATAGAGATATGTTGGCACTTGATATTTCTCTTGTTTATATAGCCTAATGAGAGGCTGGTATTAGGTATGCAAGTCTTATCACTCTCTTTGGGTAATTAATGCTAAATTGCGGTAATGTATAATTTGATAgtgtaagtatatatataatatcaagtCTGTATATACATTATTAGTGAGCTGGCAATAGtgaaatttcttcttttttttttttgaaaaagacttgatattatatatatacatactctTTTTGTGACTATCTATTATATATTACCGcaatatagcattaattaccCAAAGAAAGTGATAATACTTGAATATGTAATACCAGCCTCTCATTACACTATGTGAAATTTCTTATTACCACTTATCGttatgtttttaagttttttataactAGTTTGTCTTAGTATattaatcttatttttataaaactaaattttaacaCTTGTtcataattttgaagttatgtaatatttgtgtttttctgtAAAATAGAGCTAGAAATTGTCAATATAAATGGAGAATTGAAGATGAAAAATTCGATTTTGCTtaatatcatattaaaataatatttgaatggATTTTAGAAT encodes:
- the LOC130502996 gene encoding agamous-like MADS-box protein AGL36; its protein translation is MPRGKLKLEPITDNIARNQSFKKRKKGIIKKVNELATLCGVKACAVINSCDNTEPEFSPSKEGAREVCLKFLNVLPEQRYKKMYDQERYLWERIQKGREKLMRIDEENREIEVQEVMFDLLKGKAMSPHHYSDPDASGPVVGDVDPFAVGTEGLVSNPTEVYHHMRQYDGMDMSVNEQAHGGSNDHVHHQNMNLQEPFQYQSLGNFYDQTQPRFNGSSQDMYTCLSLDQGQSSNQYPNQHQSLLMGQPQQMSDVQASVASMDDNSYCYHQLPITSQMPVTTTTTAAPAADLSDHSIDNKCLD